A single region of the Mesotoga sp. Brook.08.105.5.1 genome encodes:
- a CDS encoding transcription repressor NadR: MERSSRHKHILETLEASTVPVKGQTLAAETGVSRQMIVKDVDELRERGYRIVSTPRGYVLDGRKSLRMVVSVKHEEKDIYEELSAIIRAGGRVIDVSVIHAVYGELKGQLNLSSIDHLNRFVSALKASDALPLLSLSKDGVHLHTIEADSEEVLGSIRNMLEERGFFAK; this comes from the coding sequence GTGGAGAGATCTTCGCGACACAAACACATCTTAGAGACTCTTGAAGCTTCTACCGTTCCGGTAAAGGGACAGACTCTGGCAGCTGAAACAGGCGTTAGTAGACAGATGATCGTAAAGGATGTTGACGAGCTAAGGGAAAGAGGCTATAGAATCGTCTCTACTCCGAGAGGATATGTTCTTGACGGAAGAAAGAGTTTAAGAATGGTTGTCTCCGTAAAACACGAGGAAAAGGATATCTACGAGGAACTTTCAGCAATAATAAGAGCTGGAGGACGCGTAATTGATGTCAGCGTGATTCACGCAGTCTATGGTGAACTCAAAGGTCAGCTTAATCTATCAAGCATAGATCATCTAAACAGGTTCGTATCTGCTTTGAAAGCATCAGATGCACTTCCTCTTCTTAGTCTTTCAAAAGACGGAGTTCACCTTCACACTATTGAGGCGGACTCTGAAGAGGTACTGGGGAGTATCAGAAACATGCTGGAGGAGAGGGGCTTTTTTGCCAAGTAG
- a CDS encoding M42 family peptidase — protein sequence MKLERLKDLCELPGISGFEEKVSSFIRSIVEPRVDSIWTDTVGNLIAEKKGTGKSSKKLMLLAHTDEVGLMVKKINEDGTLSFTSVGGVDPRVLMGKKVLVGKDFVPGVIGFEAIHTQDPTALLKTPSMGKLRIYLGYSKKEEAQKNHRIGDPVFFDTQYEEIGDYAIAKSFDDRTGCEVLIRILESLEGYRLDFDVYFAWVVQEEVGLRGSGVAAKQIKPDAALVFENTTAGDNPELPDYRWATSLGRGPVLTFAHSGLVLDKRILDTIVDTAKKNSIEFQYKSRIAGGTDAARLARVISGIPSGVISTPSRYIHSPTSVINVNDFLGVVKLASLLVKEGKVLSR from the coding sequence ATGAAGCTAGAACGCCTGAAAGACCTTTGTGAACTCCCGGGAATATCAGGTTTTGAGGAAAAAGTCTCTTCCTTCATCAGGAGCATTGTCGAGCCAAGAGTCGATTCGATCTGGACCGATACAGTTGGAAACCTAATTGCGGAGAAAAAAGGGACGGGGAAGAGTTCTAAGAAGCTTATGCTTCTTGCTCATACCGATGAGGTTGGTCTTATGGTGAAGAAGATCAATGAAGACGGCACACTCTCTTTCACCAGTGTAGGAGGAGTCGATCCAAGAGTATTGATGGGTAAAAAGGTTTTGGTGGGAAAGGATTTTGTTCCTGGGGTGATAGGGTTTGAAGCCATACACACTCAGGATCCAACCGCTTTGCTTAAAACACCAAGCATGGGCAAACTGAGAATCTATTTGGGTTATTCAAAGAAGGAAGAGGCTCAGAAGAACCATCGCATTGGAGACCCAGTATTCTTCGATACTCAGTACGAAGAGATTGGCGACTATGCGATTGCGAAATCATTTGACGACAGGACGGGGTGCGAAGTATTAATAAGGATTCTTGAGAGCCTTGAAGGGTACCGTCTGGATTTTGATGTCTATTTCGCCTGGGTGGTCCAAGAAGAGGTTGGTCTGAGGGGAAGCGGGGTCGCGGCGAAACAGATAAAGCCGGACGCAGCTCTTGTGTTCGAGAACACTACGGCTGGAGACAACCCGGAGCTTCCTGATTACAGGTGGGCCACAAGTCTTGGAAGAGGCCCCGTCTTAACATTTGCCCACAGTGGATTGGTGCTAGATAAGAGGATACTCGACACAATCGTGGATACTGCTAAGAAAAACTCAATAGAATTCCAGTACAAGAGCAGGATAGCTGGGGGTACTGATGCAGCTAGGCTTGCAAGAGTAATTTCGGGTATACCGTCAGGTGTTATCTCGACTCCTTCGAGATACATACATTCTCCAACTTCTGTAATAAACGTCAATGATTTTCTCGGAGTGGTAAAACTCGCCAGTTTACTAGTTAAGGAAGGGAAGGTGCTGTCTAGATGA
- a CDS encoding alpha/beta hydrolase yields MKLIKALFLILLIGAALLVINSIFSVTMARIYFGRIERDGRYLKVEQEEVFFKVIGDGDPVLMIHGFAGSHFDFLELAKLLSSNRRVYLLDLPGFGLSTASNKGDYSRKGYAELVVDLMSLLNIEKADLIGHSFGGEVSLNIAYYFPERVNRLVLIDSSIHGDRDILPGFFARSKIMTRIAMRFYFQTFPVQRLLYTKGLGDKSLFSSETFGRYFSLVDHMSSSFIYEFINSDDTASISDKLGEIECSTLILWGEKDIILPVAEHGEPLARKIPNSILKVVEGSGHAPFLESPDRIAKEIIGFLE; encoded by the coding sequence ATGAAATTGATTAAAGCGCTCTTTTTGATTCTGCTAATAGGTGCTGCTCTCCTCGTTATCAACAGTATCTTCAGCGTTACCATGGCCAGGATTTATTTCGGTAGAATAGAGAGAGACGGAAGGTATTTGAAGGTAGAACAAGAGGAGGTCTTCTTCAAGGTTATTGGAGACGGCGACCCAGTTCTAATGATACATGGTTTTGCTGGATCACATTTTGATTTTCTAGAGCTTGCTAAACTGCTTTCATCGAATAGAAGAGTCTACTTGTTGGACTTGCCCGGTTTTGGGCTGTCCACTGCCTCTAACAAAGGTGACTATTCAAGAAAGGGTTATGCTGAGCTTGTGGTTGATTTAATGAGCCTATTGAACATTGAGAAAGCTGATTTGATTGGCCATTCATTTGGAGGAGAGGTCTCTTTGAACATCGCCTACTATTTTCCCGAAAGGGTCAACCGCCTTGTTCTCATTGACTCTTCCATTCACGGGGATAGAGATATTCTCCCCGGTTTCTTTGCGCGAAGCAAGATAATGACGCGGATCGCTATGAGGTTCTATTTCCAAACTTTTCCGGTTCAAAGATTGCTTTATACTAAAGGATTGGGAGACAAATCCTTATTCAGTTCTGAAACTTTCGGCAGATATTTCTCGCTCGTGGACCATATGTCCTCTTCTTTCATTTATGAATTCATAAACAGTGATGACACAGCTTCTATATCGGATAAACTTGGCGAAATCGAATGCAGCACGCTGATCCTTTGGGGAGAAAAAGATATTATTCTCCCAGTTGCGGAGCATGGAGAGCCGCTGGCTAGAAAGATTCCCAATAGCATTCTGAAAGTAGTAGAGGGAAGCGGACACGCTCCATTTCTTGAATCACCTGATAGGATAGCAAAAGAAATCATCGGTTTTCTGGAATGA
- a CDS encoding protease complex subunit PrcB family protein yields the protein MKKTFWVLIVVFNLLSYLFAFNVGYVELAELEPFVLTESVGSRTSNVNFTVLSKSYSGEVAIVLSGWLFDPGSQNSEREVFIQLRGNGESYEKKISLMREGIYYTMNPFILTFQRGYTLVVMGLEVDYDKNRGDDAIELGFEDVSVEVEWDSDVSILLGEVNEGLFTQVSAILEEPVLLVKGGERPTGGYSIVIDGVYLHKDRTIEVAAKLQTPGSGDFVTQAFTYPHKAIRILGLHSGNYDVSVRMEVLKDGEVIDIYEYSSCFTLYSSKN from the coding sequence ATGAAGAAGACATTCTGGGTTTTAATTGTAGTTTTCAATCTTCTATCCTATCTATTTGCTTTTAACGTTGGCTATGTTGAGCTTGCAGAACTTGAGCCGTTTGTTCTTACGGAGAGTGTAGGAAGTAGAACAAGCAATGTGAACTTCACAGTTCTCTCGAAAAGCTATTCAGGAGAAGTCGCAATTGTCTTGTCCGGCTGGTTGTTCGATCCAGGAAGCCAGAATTCGGAGCGAGAAGTATTCATTCAACTTAGAGGAAATGGGGAGAGTTATGAAAAAAAGATCTCATTGATGAGAGAGGGTATATACTACACAATGAATCCCTTCATTCTCACGTTTCAAAGAGGTTATACACTCGTGGTAATGGGACTCGAAGTTGATTATGATAAAAATAGGGGGGATGATGCTATAGAACTTGGGTTTGAGGACGTCTCGGTTGAAGTTGAGTGGGATAGCGATGTGAGCATTCTTCTGGGGGAGGTTAATGAAGGTCTTTTTACTCAGGTCTCTGCAATCCTTGAAGAACCGGTATTGTTAGTCAAGGGGGGAGAAAGGCCTACGGGCGGCTACAGCATCGTGATAGACGGCGTTTATCTCCACAAAGATAGAACCATTGAAGTAGCTGCAAAACTGCAGACTCCGGGAAGCGGAGATTTCGTTACACAGGCCTTCACTTACCCTCATAAAGCGATAAGAATTCTGGGGCTTCATTCTGGCAATTACGATGTCTCAGTTCGAATGGAAGTGCTCAAGGATGGCGAGGTGATTGATATCTATGAATACAGCTCGTGTTTCACTCTTTACTCGTCAAAGAACTGA
- a CDS encoding deoxyribodipyrimidine photo-lyase: protein MKSDRIHNLSKRRDMKGRFIMYWMQASQRTEENPALEIAKQEAKRNSLPLIVLFVFNTDYPSANLRNFSFMIDGLKAVKSKLKEMGIRFTVLEGNPTEIVPRASRNCALIVTDVGYLRHQIAWRREIAKASSCPVIAVEANVVVPVKAASNKEEYSAATFRPRVLSRLQDFITDFESVVFEPGDPVTDFETTFDLDNPDLSNIDDTASMVSNFPGGQEEANRQLEIFLETKIDRFEKERNDPNCDCLSEMSPFLHFGQISPCLIARRVMESGSSGIEAYLEELIVRRELSMNFVFYNSRYDSFEALPPWAQKTLNEHRSDRREYVYSLSELEGGMTHDPYWNAAQREMVVKGKMHGYMRMYWGKKILEWSPDPETAISSAIYLNDKYELDGRDPNGYSGILWCFGKHDRAWAERSVFGKVRYMNSNGLKRKFDADAYVQKISSLTSKE, encoded by the coding sequence ATGAAGAGTGATAGGATTCATAACCTGAGTAAGAGACGAGATATGAAAGGTAGATTCATTATGTACTGGATGCAGGCCTCTCAAAGAACCGAAGAAAACCCCGCACTCGAGATCGCAAAGCAAGAAGCCAAGAGAAATAGCCTTCCTCTTATAGTCCTTTTCGTCTTCAACACCGATTACCCCTCTGCAAATCTCAGGAACTTTTCCTTTATGATTGACGGGCTCAAGGCTGTTAAATCAAAGCTCAAAGAAATGGGTATCAGATTCACTGTTCTAGAGGGTAATCCAACAGAAATCGTCCCCCGGGCCTCAAGGAACTGTGCTTTGATCGTCACAGACGTTGGATACCTCAGGCATCAGATCGCATGGAGAAGGGAAATTGCGAAAGCATCCTCGTGCCCGGTAATCGCGGTCGAAGCCAACGTAGTTGTTCCTGTCAAAGCAGCCAGTAATAAGGAGGAATACAGCGCAGCTACGTTTAGGCCAAGAGTGTTGAGTCGCCTTCAAGATTTCATAACTGACTTCGAATCCGTCGTGTTCGAACCCGGAGACCCTGTAACCGATTTTGAGACCACATTTGATCTCGACAATCCGGACCTTTCAAATATCGACGACACGGCATCCATGGTCAGCAACTTTCCTGGCGGACAGGAAGAAGCAAATAGACAACTTGAGATATTTCTAGAAACCAAAATAGATAGGTTCGAGAAAGAGAGAAATGACCCCAATTGTGACTGTCTATCAGAGATGAGTCCATTTCTTCACTTCGGACAAATCTCCCCTTGTCTGATCGCCAGGAGGGTTATGGAGTCTGGTTCATCGGGAATAGAAGCTTATCTTGAAGAGCTTATTGTTAGAAGAGAACTGAGCATGAATTTCGTGTTCTATAACTCCAGGTACGATTCCTTCGAAGCACTCCCCCCGTGGGCTCAGAAGACGCTCAATGAACATAGAAGCGATAGGCGGGAATACGTATACTCACTTTCTGAACTGGAAGGCGGGATGACTCACGATCCTTACTGGAACGCAGCACAGAGAGAAATGGTCGTGAAGGGCAAAATGCACGGTTATATGCGTATGTATTGGGGAAAGAAGATCCTCGAATGGAGTCCAGATCCTGAAACTGCAATCAGCTCGGCGATCTATCTTAACGACAAATACGAACTAGACGGTAGAGATCCGAATGGTTATAGCGGCATTCTCTGGTGCTTCGGAAAACACGACAGAGCTTGGGCGGAGCGTTCAGTATTCGGAAAAGTCAGATATATGAACTCAAACGGCCTAAAAAGGAAGTTTGATGCCGATGCCTATGTGCAAAAGATCAGTTCTTTGACGAGTAAAGAGTGA
- a CDS encoding DUF2089 family protein, whose protein sequence is MSQLRRISTITEYTFKNCEIKIIGTFVQDELLYLPEELLDFLKVFIKNRGNLSELQKELSISYPTARSKLE, encoded by the coding sequence GTGTCCCAGCTGCGGCGGATATCTACAATTACCGAGTATACCTTTAAGAACTGCGAGATTAAGATTATCGGGACCTTTGTGCAAGACGAGCTGCTTTACCTGCCCGAAGAACTCCTTGACTTCCTGAAAGTGTTCATTAAGAATAGAGGAAATCTCTCTGAACTCCAGAAGGAGCTAAGTATTTCCTATCCCACTGCAAGAAGCAAACTGGAGTAA
- a CDS encoding MFS transporter: protein MNIDEVIQKYITSGRRRRMLLLTSMEWMLVAGGVMITSLTLPSIVDDLAGTVGSQNMMASSVFAGMLLGALFSGAISDRFGRKWTNLVLLLIAGFSTGLTGASNSMRVFSLGRFISGFGYGGLLPVVNAYLTEFSSIRIRGLYLALLESSWAIGSILIGGFTMLTLESLGWQWSYYLLAFFSIPLIFVSFLLPESPKYEFMKKGKSALEKILSTSIDEEVEMHQRQKQPILGLFRNGLARRTIMIWISWFSVSFVYYGIYTWAPKIFMSKGLTPVSSLWYTFFMLIMQLPGYLAAALLIERFGRRPSLTFFFAGMAVSSIVMAFVSSSSLLLFASVLISLFVLGAWGMVYAYTPELYPTEMRGLGNGTSGAMARSAGIIAPYFTSTLMGATGSVFVVMIFMAALSTFAAIVVFRMGVETRQVIIE from the coding sequence ATGAACATAGACGAAGTCATTCAGAAATATATCACTTCCGGTAGAAGAAGACGAATGCTTCTCTTGACATCAATGGAATGGATGCTTGTGGCCGGAGGGGTGATGATTACCTCCCTGACTCTTCCTTCTATTGTTGACGATCTCGCTGGAACTGTTGGAAGCCAGAACATGATGGCGAGTTCCGTATTTGCAGGTATGCTTCTTGGAGCCCTATTCTCCGGTGCAATTTCTGATAGATTCGGAAGAAAGTGGACTAATCTTGTTCTTTTGTTGATCGCCGGATTTTCAACAGGACTCACCGGCGCTTCTAACTCAATGAGAGTGTTCTCCCTGGGAAGATTTATCTCAGGATTTGGTTATGGCGGATTGTTGCCTGTTGTAAACGCCTACCTTACCGAATTCTCGTCCATCAGAATCAGGGGCCTTTATCTTGCTCTCCTGGAATCTAGCTGGGCAATTGGAAGTATCTTGATAGGTGGATTCACAATGTTAACGCTGGAATCCCTTGGATGGCAGTGGTCATACTATTTGCTTGCCTTCTTCAGTATTCCCCTTATATTCGTATCCTTTCTTCTTCCTGAGAGTCCAAAATATGAATTCATGAAGAAGGGAAAATCAGCTCTGGAAAAGATTCTTTCGACGAGTATAGATGAAGAAGTTGAGATGCACCAACGCCAAAAGCAGCCTATTCTGGGGCTTTTTAGAAACGGTCTTGCGAGAAGAACAATCATGATATGGATAAGCTGGTTCTCGGTTAGCTTTGTGTACTACGGAATCTATACTTGGGCTCCAAAGATTTTCATGTCGAAAGGGCTCACCCCAGTTTCATCTCTCTGGTACACCTTTTTCATGCTTATCATGCAACTTCCAGGATATCTTGCCGCAGCGCTTCTTATAGAGAGGTTCGGTAGAAGGCCATCTCTCACATTCTTTTTTGCGGGAATGGCAGTATCGTCTATTGTGATGGCTTTTGTAAGCAGCTCTTCGCTTCTTCTTTTCGCCAGCGTTCTGATTTCTCTATTCGTTCTTGGAGCTTGGGGCATGGTATACGCTTATACCCCTGAATTATATCCAACCGAGATGCGTGGCCTTGGAAACGGTACTTCAGGAGCTATGGCAAGGTCAGCAGGAATTATCGCGCCCTATTTCACCAGCACTTTAATGGGAGCCACCGGTAGCGTATTTGTTGTAATGATTTTTATGGCCGCTCTCAGTACATTTGCAGCTATAGTTGTCTTCAGAATGGGTGTAGAAACAAGACAGGTGATAATTGAATAG
- a CDS encoding DUF523 and DUF1722 domain-containing protein — protein sequence MLRLTKPEVVVSRCLGFESCRYNAQMIPNKFVEKLKKFVNYRTVCPEYDIGLGVPRPPIRMVFRSNETRLVQPLTGVDVTERLLEFTESFFAGLERVDGFILKSASPTCGIKDVKVYPGEGKVASSGRDSGFFGGAVLERYCGLPIEDEGRLSNFTIREHFLTILFTVTRFRDLSINLTRKGLVDFQSDNKLLFMSYNQNEMRIMGRIIGKMDSRGIEEVYSDYSSHFYKMMSTPPKHTSHINVLMHGLGYFSKYISSSEKRFFLETLERYRDGKIPLSVPLYILRSYIVAFDSEYLARQTFFQPYPAELIEITDSGKGRSGK from the coding sequence GTGTTGAGGCTAACCAAACCGGAAGTAGTCGTGAGCAGGTGCCTGGGCTTCGAAAGTTGCAGATACAACGCTCAGATGATCCCGAACAAATTCGTGGAGAAGCTGAAGAAGTTCGTCAATTACAGGACCGTATGTCCGGAATACGACATCGGGCTCGGAGTTCCTAGGCCGCCCATTCGCATGGTTTTCAGATCTAATGAAACAAGACTAGTGCAACCCTTAACGGGAGTTGACGTTACTGAACGCCTCTTGGAGTTTACGGAGAGTTTTTTTGCTGGACTGGAAAGGGTAGATGGCTTCATTCTCAAGTCGGCCTCACCTACGTGTGGCATAAAGGATGTTAAGGTCTATCCAGGAGAAGGAAAAGTCGCCTCATCAGGAAGGGATTCTGGTTTTTTTGGAGGCGCTGTACTAGAAAGATACTGTGGGCTTCCTATAGAAGACGAGGGAAGACTTTCTAATTTCACTATAAGAGAGCATTTCTTAACTATTCTATTCACCGTCACGCGCTTCAGAGACCTCTCCATAAATCTCACCAGAAAAGGTCTGGTTGATTTTCAGTCGGATAACAAGCTGCTCTTCATGTCCTACAACCAGAACGAAATGAGAATAATGGGAAGAATAATCGGAAAGATGGATTCAAGAGGTATTGAAGAAGTATACAGCGATTATTCATCCCACTTCTACAAGATGATGTCCACCCCCCCAAAACATACTTCACACATAAACGTCTTGATGCATGGGCTTGGTTACTTCTCTAAATACATCTCTTCTTCTGAGAAGAGGTTTTTTCTAGAGACGCTTGAAAGATATCGAGACGGAAAAATCCCGCTAAGTGTTCCTCTCTACATATTGCGTTCTTACATTGTTGCATTTGACAGTGAGTATCTTGCTCGTCAAACATTTTTCCAACCCTACCCTGCTGAATTGATTGAGATAACGGACTCCGGGAAGGGAAGGTCCGGAAAATGA
- a CDS encoding M20/M25/M40 family metallo-hydrolase: MKKLIEKLVTISSPSGREDAIREAIAEEIKPYVDSMKIDPLGNLVALKKGKSGKKLLFDGHMDEIGVVVTHIDSNGFLRIDSIGALSPYMLLGSRLIFETGASGVVDLEGETIKELGESIKNLDFDHIFVDIGAIDKSDAERKAPIGTFGTYDSEFIDLGKRLISKSMDDRIACAIMIQVLKELKDPKDDVYFVFAVQEEVGLVGASVAAFDIMPDMAVAVDVTTGPDTPKSLKRMGFKLGEGPTIKIKDRGSISSSRVVSRLKEIAEKKEIPTQYEVLIFGGTDARGYQTTGRGIASGTVSVPCRYVHSPHEMVDYDDVLNAVRLLKALAEEGVE; encoded by the coding sequence ATGAAAAAGCTGATTGAGAAACTGGTTACGATTAGTTCTCCCAGTGGTAGGGAGGATGCTATAAGGGAAGCGATCGCCGAAGAGATCAAACCATACGTTGATAGCATGAAGATAGATCCGTTAGGCAATCTTGTTGCTCTGAAGAAAGGAAAGAGTGGCAAGAAGCTGTTATTTGACGGTCACATGGACGAAATCGGTGTCGTGGTCACACATATCGACTCAAATGGTTTTCTCAGGATTGATTCGATAGGTGCGCTGTCTCCATATATGCTTTTGGGTTCGAGATTGATTTTTGAGACAGGAGCATCAGGTGTCGTTGACCTAGAAGGTGAGACGATCAAAGAGCTCGGGGAGAGCATCAAGAATCTTGATTTCGACCACATTTTCGTTGACATCGGAGCAATAGATAAGAGTGATGCAGAGAGGAAGGCACCGATCGGGACTTTTGGAACATATGATTCAGAGTTCATCGATCTTGGAAAGAGACTCATCTCGAAATCTATGGACGACAGGATCGCCTGTGCAATTATGATACAGGTCTTGAAAGAGCTAAAGGATCCCAAAGACGATGTTTACTTTGTCTTCGCCGTTCAGGAAGAAGTTGGACTAGTGGGTGCAAGTGTCGCTGCATTTGATATTATGCCAGATATGGCTGTTGCAGTAGATGTTACCACAGGACCCGACACCCCGAAATCTTTGAAGAGAATGGGATTCAAACTTGGAGAAGGACCTACGATAAAGATAAAGGATCGCGGAAGCATAAGCTCTTCGAGAGTAGTATCTAGATTGAAGGAGATTGCTGAGAAAAAGGAGATTCCCACTCAGTATGAGGTCTTGATTTTTGGAGGCACTGACGCTAGAGGTTACCAGACGACCGGAAGAGGAATAGCCTCAGGAACGGTCTCGGTTCCTTGCAGATACGTGCACTCGCCTCACGAGATGGTTGATTATGATGATGTTCTTAATGCGGTTCGTCTGTTAAAGGCACTTGCTGAAGAAGGAGTGGAATGA
- a CDS encoding M20/M25/M40 family metallo-hydrolase, protein MSLARLLINLSNAFGPVGYEDEVHSVIREAIGPFVDETYTDEIGNLIAVKKGSGKRIGVFTHVDEVSLVISRVDERGFARFEELGGVDPKVLISQKVKIRSRDGKERSGVIGMLAPHLQKRETRGEVPSFDELFIDASINPDYEKIGVGDLAVVDILAFEMNGKVAGKALDDRACAAISIETARELSKYSTTPTVYFVFTTREEVGAIGAKGAAEALEIDLGVAMDVTHHDKENDVELGKGPALTVGGPNIHKKYFELLDKHAKDNEIKVQYDFTSGRTGTDADNVQIAGTGVPTLLLSLPEMFMHTPVEVVQVSDVAGTARLLAGFFISLKGAEEQ, encoded by the coding sequence TTGAGTTTAGCCAGGTTATTGATTAATCTCTCCAATGCCTTTGGACCTGTGGGATACGAAGATGAGGTCCATTCGGTAATTAGGGAAGCGATAGGTCCGTTTGTGGATGAGACCTATACAGACGAAATTGGAAATCTGATTGCAGTTAAGAAAGGAAGTGGGAAGAGAATAGGCGTATTCACTCATGTTGACGAGGTATCGCTTGTGATTTCGAGAGTCGATGAAAGAGGGTTTGCAAGGTTTGAAGAGCTAGGAGGCGTCGATCCTAAGGTATTGATTTCTCAGAAGGTTAAGATCAGGAGCAGAGATGGAAAGGAAAGATCAGGAGTAATTGGAATGTTGGCTCCCCACCTTCAGAAAAGGGAGACAAGAGGAGAAGTCCCTTCTTTCGATGAGCTCTTCATTGATGCTTCGATTAATCCGGATTATGAGAAGATAGGTGTTGGCGATCTTGCAGTAGTAGACATTTTAGCGTTTGAGATGAACGGCAAGGTTGCTGGGAAAGCTCTTGACGACAGAGCGTGTGCAGCGATAAGCATAGAGACTGCAAGAGAGCTCTCGAAATACAGTACAACTCCTACCGTCTATTTCGTGTTCACAACAAGAGAAGAAGTCGGGGCAATAGGAGCAAAGGGCGCCGCTGAAGCTTTGGAAATCGATCTTGGTGTTGCCATGGATGTTACTCACCATGACAAAGAGAACGATGTCGAACTTGGAAAGGGTCCGGCCTTAACTGTTGGAGGCCCGAATATCCACAAGAAGTACTTTGAGTTACTCGATAAACATGCGAAAGACAATGAAATCAAAGTTCAATATGACTTCACCTCAGGTAGAACGGGAACTGATGCAGACAATGTCCAAATAGCCGGCACCGGAGTTCCAACGCTTCTGCTTTCTCTCCCTGAAATGTTCATGCACACTCCAGTCGAAGTAGTTCAAGTTAGTGATGTTGCAGGAACGGCCAGATTACTTGCAGGATTTTTCATATCACTGAAGGGGGCTGAGGAGCAATGA
- the minC gene encoding septum site-determining protein MinC, with product MPIDFRMTKKGLILLIDSYRTVDELRQDIMKKFADAKDFFREGDEISLMLTQDTSKPDDIVKIVSLLSDLGVHVKDILVGSMEQKDVKVGQKYDLVREKITEVRGAQIIRRNLRSGQIVVHNYDVVVVGNVHPGAEVIAGGSVVIFGSARGVVRAGYSQGEIGIIAAIDLQPSLIQIGNFITQEYDRFDKPAVAHVRTGRIVVEEADNVKFEVKGEAN from the coding sequence ATGCCGATTGACTTCAGAATGACAAAAAAAGGGCTGATTCTTCTCATTGACTCTTACAGAACCGTCGATGAATTGAGGCAAGACATCATGAAGAAGTTTGCTGACGCGAAGGATTTCTTTCGTGAAGGAGATGAGATCTCGCTCATGCTTACTCAAGATACAAGCAAACCGGATGACATCGTTAAGATCGTCTCGCTGTTGAGTGATCTTGGTGTCCACGTTAAGGACATACTCGTGGGTAGTATGGAGCAGAAGGATGTGAAAGTCGGTCAGAAGTATGATCTTGTTAGAGAGAAGATTACTGAAGTCCGAGGAGCTCAGATCATTAGGCGTAATCTCAGATCAGGACAGATAGTTGTTCACAATTATGATGTTGTGGTGGTTGGCAATGTTCATCCCGGTGCAGAGGTAATCGCCGGTGGTAGTGTTGTAATATTTGGAAGTGCAAGAGGGGTTGTTAGAGCCGGTTACTCTCAGGGTGAAATCGGGATAATCGCAGCGATCGATTTGCAGCCTTCACTGATCCAGATTGGGAATTTCATAACTCAGGAATACGATCGTTTTGATAAGCCTGCCGTGGCACACGTAAGGACGGGCAGGATAGTAGTTGAAGAGGCGGACAATGTTAAGTTTGAAGTAAAGGGGGAGGCGAATTGA